AAGTTGATGAGCGCGCCGAGCAGGGCGCCGAAGGCGATCGTGCCGCCGCCGGGAAGCGCGACCTGCATGGCGGTGTCGAGCGAGTCCGCCTTGAACACCACGCCGATCACGGGGTTGATGAGGGAATCGACGACTCGCTCGACGACCGTGTTGAACGCGGCCCCGATCACCACGGCGACGGCGAGGTCGATCACGTTCCCGCGCAGCAGGAACTCCTTGAAACCCTTGAACATGTGCGCTTCCCCCAAATCTGTCATGTGTGCGCCTGGAGAAAACGTTAGTGCACCCGCGCCCGAAACGACGGAATCCCGCACGAGAAGGCTCGCGCGGGATTCCGTCGTGGGGCGCTTCCGCCCGGAGTGCTCGTCGTTACATGCAGGCCATGGCATCTTCCATGGCCGCGTCGACGTACTCCTCCATGAGTCCGTTCAGGTCCTCGTTCACGGCGCTCGCGGGATCGTTGGCGAGCTGGTAGAACTTCTCGTAGATAGCCTGGTTGGGGCTGTCGGCCTCGGCGAGCTGGCGGTAGGCGTCGATGATCTCGGGGGAGATATCGGTGCTCGTCATGTCACCGCCGACCGTGGCGACCCGGTCGAGGGCGGCGCAGAACTCGGGGGAGCGGTCGCCGGTGGTGTCGGCGGGAGCCTCTTCCGTGCCGGGTGTGGTGGGCTCGGCGCTCGCCTCCAGATCCTCGGTCAGCGAGTCGGTGTCGCTCGAGTCGGTGGACGGGGACTCGATCTCCGACTGCAGCTCATCGAGCGAATCGCTGTAGCTGTCGAGCTCGGAGCCGACGCTCGAGAAGACGGCGGCCCAGGTGATGACGATCCCGATGCCGATGAGCACCCCGATACCGCCGGTGATGAGGCCGGTGAGCGACATGCCCTTCGACTGCTTCTTCCGCAGCGCGATGATGCCCAGCACGACCGCCGCGGCGCCGACGAGGATCGTGATGATGCCGCCGACGAAGGGGATCCAGCCGAAGATCAGCGCGCCGACGACGGCGACGATGCCGAGGATCATGGCCGTGATCGCGAGGCCCTTCGGCTCGCGCGGCGCTGCAGAGTACGCGGGGTAGCCCTGGCCCGGCGCCTGCTGCGGCGGCACGGGAGGCACGGGCGGCGCCGGCGGCGCGGCGTTGAACTGGGGTGCTTGCGACTGCGGCAGCGCGGTGGTCGGCTGCTGGTCGGCGTTCTGCTGGAACGTGTTCTGCTGACCGCCGTCGTAGGGCGATCCGTCGAAGCCGGGGAGCACGCTCGTCGGCTGCTGGTCGCCGCCGGCCTGGGGGAGCGCGGTGGTGGGCTGCTGGTCGCCGTCGACCTGCGGGGCCGCGGTGGTCGGCTGCGCATCGGCCTCGTCGAAGCGGGGCGGCTCGGGCTGAGTCGGCGGGGCCGGAGGCGTCGGGGGAACCGGCGGCACCGGGGACTCGGGCGGCGTCGGCTTTCCGGGATCGTTCGTGTCAGACATAGCCGGTTCTGCTCCTTCAAAATCTTCGCGTTCTCAAGAACGTGTCTCGCCGCTGCGAGACGGCCGCTCGTGAACACATCGGCATCGATCATGCGCGAGCCGTTCCTGACCCCCACGCCGACCATCCTATGCGCTGCATGTGACATCTGTGTCTTGACGGATGGCGGACGCGACCCTGGCCGAGGGGGTAGCGTGGGGATCATGGAGTTTATCGGCGCGATGCCCACGGTCGACCTCACCTACTCGGACGTGTTCCTCGTGCCGCGGCACTCCGGCGTCGGCAGCCGACTCGGAGTGGATCTCACTCCCACCGACGGCACGCCGGCGACGCTGCCGCTCGTGGCCGCGAATATGAACTCGGTCACCGGCCCGCGGCTCGCCGCGGTGCTCGCGAGGCGCGGCGGGCTCGCGGTGCTGCCCCAGGATCTCGCGCTCGCCGAAACCGAGCGGGCGATCCGCTGGGTCAAGCGACAGCCGGTCGTCTTCGACACTCCGATCGTGATGCCGCCGCACGCCACAGCGGACGAAGCGCTGCGCCTGATCCCCCGCGCCGCGGAGCAGGCCGTCGTCGTCGCCGACCGCGATGCTGACGAATCGGTGCGGGCCTCGGGCATCCGCGGAGCGCTCTCCGCGGCCAGGCTGACCTCGGTGCCGGGCGACGCGCTGCTCGGGGATCTCGTCATCGGGGAGCCTGCGATCCTCGACGCCGACGAGCTGGCGGATCCGCGCTCAGCCTTCGATGCGGTGACCGCTGCGAGCGAGTCGCGCGCCGCCGCCGCGCACGGAGCCGATCCCGACGGAGCTGACCCGCATGCCGCCGACCCGCACCCCGCCGAGACGGTCTGCGTCGTGAGCGGGGGAGTCCTCGTCGGAACGCTCTCGCCCCGATCCGCCCTGCGTCGATCCATCTACCGCCCGGCCCTCGACCGCGAGGGCCGGCTCGCCGTCGCGGTCGCGGTCGGCATCAACGGAGACGTCGCGGCGAAGGCGCGCGCCCTCGCCGCGGCCGGGGCCGACGTGCTCGTCATCGACACCGCCCACGGGCACCAGGAGGGGATGATCCGCGCGATCCGCACGGTCGCCGACCTCGGTCTCGGACTGCCGATCGTCGCGGGCAACATCGTCACGGCCGATGGCGTGAACGACCTCGTGAGCGCGGGCGCCACGATCCTCAAGGTCGGTGTGGGGCCCGGCGCCATGTGCACCACCCGCATGATGACGGCCGTGGGGCGCCCCCAGTTCTCGGCCGTGCTCGAGACCGCTCAGGCGGCCCGCGAACTCGGCGCGCACGTCTGGGCCGACGGCGGGGTGCGCTACCCGCGCGACGTCGCCCTCGCGCTGGCCGCCGGCGCCGCGTCGGTGATGATCGGATCCTGGTTCGCGGGCACCGCCGAGTCCCCGGGCGAGCTGCGCACCGACGCCGACGGGCGCCAGTACAAGGAGTCGTGGGGCATGGCCTCGACGAAGGCGGTGCAGGGCCGATTCGGCGGGCTCGACGCCTACGAGCGGGCGCGCAAGGAGCTCTTCGCCGAGGGCATCTCGTCGTCGAAGATCTACCTGGACCCGCAGCGCCCCGGCGTCGAGGACCTCGTCGACATGATCACGTCGGGCGTGCGCTCGTCGTTCACCTACGCCGGAGCCGACTCGCTGCGCGAGTTCCACGTGCGCGCCCGGGTCGGGCTGCAGTCGGCGGCGGGCTACGAGGAGGGCAAGGCGCTGCCGGTCTCCTGGTAGGGCGCGGTGCATCGAGGCGGATCGGGATCCGGATCCCCCTCCCCGAGCCGTCCGCCGAATAGGATGGGGGAGTCGGCGCGCACAGCCCGACGGCGCGATCACGAAACGAGGAGCACCGGTGAAGTACATCTCGACCCGCGGCGGCATGGCGCCGGCACCCTACAGTGAGATCCTGCTCGAGGGCCTCGCTACAGACGGGGGGCTGGTCGTGCCGGAGACGGTGCCGCGGCTGAGCGCCGAGCAGATCGAGTCGTGGCGATCCCTCAGCTATCCCGAGCTCGCCACCGAGGTGCTCGGCATCTTCGCCGCCGACTTCCCGCGCGACGACCTCGCGCGCATGTGCCGCGACGCCTACAGCGCCGAGAACTTCGTCGCCCCCGAGGTCGTCCCCGTGACCGAGCTCGAGCCCGGCATCTCGCTCGTCGGGCTCTCGGAGGGGCCCACGCTCGCGTTCAAGGACATGGCGATGCAGTTCCTCGGGCAGTCGCTCGAGTACGTGCTCGCGAAGACGGATCGCGCGCTCAACATCGTGGGGGCGACCTCGGGCGACACCGGCTCGGCCGCCGAGTACGCCCTGCGCGGCAAGGACGGCATCGCGGTGTTCATGCTCTCCCCGCAGGGCCGCATGAGCGACTTCCAGCGCGCGCAGATGTACTCCCTCACCGACGAGAACATCCACAACATCGCCGTCGAGGGTGTCTTCGACGACTGCCAGAACCTCATGAAGGCGCTGTTCGAGGATCTCGAGTTCAAGCGCGCCCACGACCTCGGCGCCGTGAACTCGGTCAACCTGGGCCGCGTCAGCGCGCAGGCCGTCTACTACTTCTGGGCGTGGCTGCGCGCGAGCGACGGCGTCGCGGCCGAAGATCGCGCCGCATTCGAGATCTCGGTCACGGTGCCCTCGGGCAACTTCGGCAACATCTTCTCGGGCTACCTCGCGAAGACGATGGGCGTGCCGATCCGCCGTCTCGTGCTCGCGGCCAACGAGAACAACGTGCTCGACGAGTTCTTCAGGACAGGCGTGTACGCCCCTCGCGGCGCCGCCGACACCCACGCGACCTCGAGCCCCTCGATGGACATCTCGAAGGCGTCGAATCTCGAGCGCTTCGTGTTCGAGGTGCTCGGGCGCGACCCGGAGCGGCTCGCCGCGGCGTGGCGGGAGCTGGCCGAGACGGGCAGGATCGACCTCACCGCCGAGCAGGCGCGCTTCGAGTCGGAGTTCGGCTTCCAGAGCGGCACGAGCACCCACGCGGATCGCGTGGCCACCATCAAATCGGTGTTCGAGGCGAGCGGCGTGCTGATCGATCCGCACACGGCCGACGGCGTGAAGGTGGCGCGCGAGCACGTCGAGGCCGGCGTGCCGATGCTCGTGCTCGAGACGGCGAAGCCCGCGAAGTTCCCGGAGATCGTGCTCGAGGCCACGGGGGAGCGGATCGGCATGCCCGAGCACCTCGGCGACCTGCTCGAGCTGCCGCAGCACGTCACCGAGATGGCCGACGACGAGGCGGAATTGCGCGCGTTCGTCGCTGAGCGCGCCGTCAAGCGGTAGGCGACCGAGAACGCAGCACGCAGTACGACAGGGGGAGGCTGACATGTTCGGTGGACGAGCTCGGCGAGAGCTGGAACAGCGCGTCTCGAGGCTCGAGCGCGGCGCGGGCGCGCCCGAGGGGCCGATCGCGCAGACGCGGCACCTGATGCGGGCGGGCGGCGCCTGGGGCGACGGCTTCGGGCTGCTCGCCACGCGCTCGCTGCAGATCATCATCGTGCTGGTGCTCACCGCGGGCGCCGTGTTCGGCATGAGCACGTTGAGCACCGTCGTGATCCCGATCCTGCTCGCCCTCATCTTCGCGAGCACCTTCGCGCCCGTCATGGGCTGGCTGCGAGGCCATCGGGTGCCCTCGGCGCTCGCGACCGTGCTCGTGTTGCTCACGATCGTGCTGCTGCTCACCGGGGTGGGCTGGCTCATCGTGTGGGCCGTGCGCGATCAGTGGGACGAGCTGTCGGCGCAGGCGCAGACCGGTTTCGATCAGGTGATGGACTGGGTGCGCACGCTCCCGTTCGCCCCCGATCACGATCAACTGGTGGAGTGGCAGCAGAACGTCACGGACTTCCTCACCGGGTTCCTCACGAGCTCGCAGTTCGGCTCGGGGGCGCTCGCGGGGGTCGGGATCGTCACGAACTTCGTCACGGGCCTCATCCTGATGGTGGTCGTGCTCTTCTTCTTCCTGAAGGACGGGCCGCAGATCTGGCGCTTCCTGCTGCGCCCCTTCGAGGGCGAGGCGCTGGCTCGCGCGGAGCGCGCGGGCGAGAAGACGGTGCAGACCCTCGGGCATTACGTGCGCGGCACGGCGTCGGTCGCCGCCGTCGACGCGGTAGGCATCGGGATCGGCCTGCTGATCCTGCAGGTGCCCCTCGCACTGCCGCTCGCCGTGCTCGTCTTCGTGCTCGCATTCATCCCGATCGTCGGCGCGACGCTGGCCGGCATCCTCGCCGCTCTCGTCGCTCTCGTCGCCAACGGACCCCTCAGTGCCGTGCTCGTCGTGGGCGTCGTGGTGCTGGTGAACCAGCTCGAGGGCAACTTCCTGCAGCCCGTGTTGATGGGCCGCGCGCTGAAGCTGCACTCGCTCGTCATCCTGCTCGCCCTGACCATCGGCACCGTGCTGAGCGGCGTGCTCGGGGCCGTGCTCGCGGTACCGATCGCGGCCGTCGTCTGGGGCATCATCCAGGTGTGGGACGGGCCGGATCTGCCGGCGAAGGCGTTCCGGCGCAAGCCGGGCGAAGAGGTCTGACCGCGTCACCGCTGCGATACGCTGAGGTCAGGGGCACCGTACGGAGCCCCGCCGAGCGAAGGAGCCCATGATGCGTCTGCTGTTCCAGATCGTCTCGCAACTGGTGCTGGCCGCGATCGCCATAACCGTATGCCACTTCGCGCTCCCGGGCTTCGAGATGCGCATCGCGGGATTCCTGGTGGCGCTCGGGGTGTTCACGATCGCGCACGCCGTGCTGGGGCCGTTCGTGCTCAACATCGCCCAGCGATACGCGGCGCCGCTCGCCGGAGGGGTGGGGCTCGTGGCGACGCTGCTGGCGCTGTGGATCGCCACGC
This DNA window, taken from Leucobacter tenebrionis, encodes the following:
- a CDS encoding DUF4190 domain-containing protein, producing the protein MSDTNDPGKPTPPESPVPPVPPTPPAPPTQPEPPRFDEADAQPTTAAPQVDGDQQPTTALPQAGGDQQPTSVLPGFDGSPYDGGQQNTFQQNADQQPTTALPQSQAPQFNAAPPAPPVPPVPPQQAPGQGYPAYSAAPREPKGLAITAMILGIVAVVGALIFGWIPFVGGIITILVGAAAVVLGIIALRKKQSKGMSLTGLITGGIGVLIGIGIVITWAAVFSSVGSELDSYSDSLDELQSEIESPSTDSSDTDSLTEDLEASAEPTTPGTEEAPADTTGDRSPEFCAALDRVATVGGDMTSTDISPEIIDAYRQLAEADSPNQAIYEKFYQLANDPASAVNEDLNGLMEEYVDAAMEDAMACM
- the mscL gene encoding large conductance mechanosensitive channel protein MscL, coding for MFKGFKEFLLRGNVIDLAVAVVIGAAFNTVVERVVDSLINPVIGVVFKADSLDTAMQVALPGGGTIAFGALLGALINFVIVAAVVYFVFVVPMNKWRKPEPEEEPETSAEAELLSEIRDLLRAEAAASGRIPDMNRTEHPNQAPPHRH
- a CDS encoding AI-2E family transporter — protein: MFGGRARRELEQRVSRLERGAGAPEGPIAQTRHLMRAGGAWGDGFGLLATRSLQIIIVLVLTAGAVFGMSTLSTVVIPILLALIFASTFAPVMGWLRGHRVPSALATVLVLLTIVLLLTGVGWLIVWAVRDQWDELSAQAQTGFDQVMDWVRTLPFAPDHDQLVEWQQNVTDFLTGFLTSSQFGSGALAGVGIVTNFVTGLILMVVVLFFFLKDGPQIWRFLLRPFEGEALARAERAGEKTVQTLGHYVRGTASVAAVDAVGIGIGLLILQVPLALPLAVLVFVLAFIPIVGATLAGILAALVALVANGPLSAVLVVGVVVLVNQLEGNFLQPVLMGRALKLHSLVILLALTIGTVLSGVLGAVLAVPIAAVVWGIIQVWDGPDLPAKAFRRKPGEEV
- the thrC gene encoding threonine synthase, with amino-acid sequence MKYISTRGGMAPAPYSEILLEGLATDGGLVVPETVPRLSAEQIESWRSLSYPELATEVLGIFAADFPRDDLARMCRDAYSAENFVAPEVVPVTELEPGISLVGLSEGPTLAFKDMAMQFLGQSLEYVLAKTDRALNIVGATSGDTGSAAEYALRGKDGIAVFMLSPQGRMSDFQRAQMYSLTDENIHNIAVEGVFDDCQNLMKALFEDLEFKRAHDLGAVNSVNLGRVSAQAVYYFWAWLRASDGVAAEDRAAFEISVTVPSGNFGNIFSGYLAKTMGVPIRRLVLAANENNVLDEFFRTGVYAPRGAADTHATSSPSMDISKASNLERFVFEVLGRDPERLAAAWRELAETGRIDLTAEQARFESEFGFQSGTSTHADRVATIKSVFEASGVLIDPHTADGVKVAREHVEAGVPMLVLETAKPAKFPEIVLEATGERIGMPEHLGDLLELPQHVTEMADDEAELRAFVAERAVKR
- the guaB1 gene encoding GMP reductase, whose amino-acid sequence is MEFIGAMPTVDLTYSDVFLVPRHSGVGSRLGVDLTPTDGTPATLPLVAANMNSVTGPRLAAVLARRGGLAVLPQDLALAETERAIRWVKRQPVVFDTPIVMPPHATADEALRLIPRAAEQAVVVADRDADESVRASGIRGALSAARLTSVPGDALLGDLVIGEPAILDADELADPRSAFDAVTAASESRAAAAHGADPDGADPHAADPHPAETVCVVSGGVLVGTLSPRSALRRSIYRPALDREGRLAVAVAVGINGDVAAKARALAAAGADVLVIDTAHGHQEGMIRAIRTVADLGLGLPIVAGNIVTADGVNDLVSAGATILKVGVGPGAMCTTRMMTAVGRPQFSAVLETAQAARELGAHVWADGGVRYPRDVALALAAGAASVMIGSWFAGTAESPGELRTDADGRQYKESWGMASTKAVQGRFGGLDAYERARKELFAEGISSSKIYLDPQRPGVEDLVDMITSGVRSSFTYAGADSLREFHVRARVGLQSAAGYEEGKALPVSW
- a CDS encoding phage holin family protein, which translates into the protein MMRLLFQIVSQLVLAAIAITVCHFALPGFEMRIAGFLVALGVFTIAHAVLGPFVLNIAQRYAAPLAGGVGLVATLLALWIATLFQGGITIRGVETWVLAPIIVWVITALGGWIFMAFVVDRRLKRRAAEKAMRHSRS